A genomic window from Anas platyrhynchos isolate ZD024472 breed Pekin duck chromosome 13, IASCAAS_PekinDuck_T2T, whole genome shotgun sequence includes:
- the ARHGEF3 gene encoding rho guanine nucleotide exchange factor 3 isoform X5: MVAKDYPFYLAVKRTNCALDVQAASFPAKETEEPSNKRVKPLSRVTSLASLIPPVRATPLKRFSQTLQRSISFRSDSRPDLFSPRPWSRSMPPANTKRRDSKLWSETFDVCVNHMLTSKEIKRQEAIFELTQGEEDLIEDLKLAKKAYHDPMLKLSIMTEQELNQIFGTLDSLIPLHEDLLRRLQEVRKSDGSTEHVGHILVDWLPCLNSYDSYCSNQVAAKALLDHKKQDHRVQDFLQRCLESPFSRKLDLWHFLDIPRSRLVKYPLLLREILRHTPNDHPDQQHLEEAINIIQGIVADINIKTGESECQYYKERLIYLEEGQRDSLIDNSRVLCCHGELKNNKGVKLHVFLFQEVMVITRAITHNEQLCYQLYRQPIPIRDLLLEELQDGEVRLGGSIRGAFSNNERIRNFFRVSFKHGSQSQSHSLQANDSFNKQQWLNCIRQAKEKVTCAGKAGELNSEAHFILSPNGSRVSQGETTLEQMDQSDSESDCSMDTSEISIDCDRMEQTNSCENEKHIETNV; this comes from the exons GAGCCTAGTAACAAGCGGGTCAAGCCCCTTTCCAGAGTTACATCACTAGCAAGTCTCATCCCTCCTGTAAGGGCCACTCCATTGAAGCGGTTCAGCCAGACACTTCAG CGTTCTATAAGTTTCCGTAGTGACAGTCGCCCAGATCTGTTCAGTCCACGGCCATGGTCTCGAAGTATGCCGCCTGCTAACACAAAGCGGAGAGACAGCAAACTGTGGAGTGAGACCTTTGATGTTTGTGTCAATCACATGCTTACATCTAAAGAAATCAAGCGTCAagag GCTATCTTTGAACTCACACAGGGAGAGGAAGACTTGATAGAAGATCTGAAGTTAGCCAAAAAg GCTTATCATGATCCAATGCTTAAGCTTTCTATAATGACAGAGCAAGAGCTGAACCAAATTTTTGGAACACTGGACTCTCTAATTCCTCTACATGAAG ATCTTCTTAGGCGGCTTCAAGAAGTCAGGAAATCCGATGGATCAACAGAACACGTTGGCCATATCCTTGTGGATTGG CTCCCATGCCTAAACTCCTATGATAGCTACTGCAGCAATCAAGTAGCAGCCAAAGCCTTACTGGATCACAAGAAACAAGATCACAGAGTGCAAGATTTCCTGCAGCGCTGCTTAGAGTCTCCTTTTAGTCGCAAGCTGGACCTTTGGCATTTCCTTGACATCCCAAGAAGCCGTTTGGTTAAATACCCATTACTGCTCAGAGAGATTTTGAGACACACACCAAATGATCATCCAGATCAACAGCACCTTGAAGAAGCT ATAAACATAATTCAGGGTATAGTGGCTGACATTAACATAAAGACTGGTGAATCTGAATGCCAATACTACAAAGAAAGACTTATTTATCTTGAAGAAGGCCAAAGGGATTCACTGATTGATAATTCACGTGTTCTATGTTGTCATGGTGAACTGAAGAACAACAAGGGAGTG aaaCTGCACGTCTTCCTCTTCCAAGAAGTCATGGTGATTACTCGAGCTATCACCCATAATGAACAGCTCTGCTACCAACTGTATCGACAGCCAATTCCAATAAGGGATCTTTTGCTAGAAGAATTGCAAGATGGAGAAGTGCGACTGGGTGGATCCATACGTGGTGCATTTAGCAACAATGAGAGAA TCAGAAACTTCTTTAGAGTCAGCTTCAAACATGGATCTCAAAGCCAGTCTCATTCACTGCAAGCCAATGACTCCTTCAACAAACAGCAGTGGCTTAATTGTATTCGGCAGGCCAAAGAAAAAGTCACGTGTGCAGGAAAAGCTGGAGAGCTGAACTCAgaagcacattttattttgtcaccAAATGGAAGCAGAGTATCCCAGGGAGAAACCACGCTTGAGCAAATGGACCAATCAGACAGTGAGTCAGACTGTAGTATGGACACAAGTGAGATCAGCATCGACTGTGACCGTATGGAACAGACAAACtcttgtgaaaatgaaaaacatataGAAACCAATGTTTGA
- the ARHGEF3 gene encoding rho guanine nucleotide exchange factor 3 isoform X4: MVWCCFFVHHQKKRKQSTQDEDTISICSLDTSEPSNKRVKPLSRVTSLASLIPPVRATPLKRFSQTLQRSISFRSDSRPDLFSPRPWSRSMPPANTKRRDSKLWSETFDVCVNHMLTSKEIKRQEAIFELTQGEEDLIEDLKLAKKAYHDPMLKLSIMTEQELNQIFGTLDSLIPLHEDLLRRLQEVRKSDGSTEHVGHILVDWLPCLNSYDSYCSNQVAAKALLDHKKQDHRVQDFLQRCLESPFSRKLDLWHFLDIPRSRLVKYPLLLREILRHTPNDHPDQQHLEEAINIIQGIVADINIKTGESECQYYKERLIYLEEGQRDSLIDNSRVLCCHGELKNNKGVKLHVFLFQEVMVITRAITHNEQLCYQLYRQPIPIRDLLLEELQDGEVRLGGSIRGAFSNNERIRNFFRVSFKHGSQSQSHSLQANDSFNKQQWLNCIRQAKEKVTCAGKAGELNSEAHFILSPNGSRVSQGETTLEQMDQSDSESDCSMDTSEISIDCDRMEQTNSCENEKHIETNV; encoded by the exons GAGCCTAGTAACAAGCGGGTCAAGCCCCTTTCCAGAGTTACATCACTAGCAAGTCTCATCCCTCCTGTAAGGGCCACTCCATTGAAGCGGTTCAGCCAGACACTTCAG CGTTCTATAAGTTTCCGTAGTGACAGTCGCCCAGATCTGTTCAGTCCACGGCCATGGTCTCGAAGTATGCCGCCTGCTAACACAAAGCGGAGAGACAGCAAACTGTGGAGTGAGACCTTTGATGTTTGTGTCAATCACATGCTTACATCTAAAGAAATCAAGCGTCAagag GCTATCTTTGAACTCACACAGGGAGAGGAAGACTTGATAGAAGATCTGAAGTTAGCCAAAAAg GCTTATCATGATCCAATGCTTAAGCTTTCTATAATGACAGAGCAAGAGCTGAACCAAATTTTTGGAACACTGGACTCTCTAATTCCTCTACATGAAG ATCTTCTTAGGCGGCTTCAAGAAGTCAGGAAATCCGATGGATCAACAGAACACGTTGGCCATATCCTTGTGGATTGG CTCCCATGCCTAAACTCCTATGATAGCTACTGCAGCAATCAAGTAGCAGCCAAAGCCTTACTGGATCACAAGAAACAAGATCACAGAGTGCAAGATTTCCTGCAGCGCTGCTTAGAGTCTCCTTTTAGTCGCAAGCTGGACCTTTGGCATTTCCTTGACATCCCAAGAAGCCGTTTGGTTAAATACCCATTACTGCTCAGAGAGATTTTGAGACACACACCAAATGATCATCCAGATCAACAGCACCTTGAAGAAGCT ATAAACATAATTCAGGGTATAGTGGCTGACATTAACATAAAGACTGGTGAATCTGAATGCCAATACTACAAAGAAAGACTTATTTATCTTGAAGAAGGCCAAAGGGATTCACTGATTGATAATTCACGTGTTCTATGTTGTCATGGTGAACTGAAGAACAACAAGGGAGTG aaaCTGCACGTCTTCCTCTTCCAAGAAGTCATGGTGATTACTCGAGCTATCACCCATAATGAACAGCTCTGCTACCAACTGTATCGACAGCCAATTCCAATAAGGGATCTTTTGCTAGAAGAATTGCAAGATGGAGAAGTGCGACTGGGTGGATCCATACGTGGTGCATTTAGCAACAATGAGAGAA TCAGAAACTTCTTTAGAGTCAGCTTCAAACATGGATCTCAAAGCCAGTCTCATTCACTGCAAGCCAATGACTCCTTCAACAAACAGCAGTGGCTTAATTGTATTCGGCAGGCCAAAGAAAAAGTCACGTGTGCAGGAAAAGCTGGAGAGCTGAACTCAgaagcacattttattttgtcaccAAATGGAAGCAGAGTATCCCAGGGAGAAACCACGCTTGAGCAAATGGACCAATCAGACAGTGAGTCAGACTGTAGTATGGACACAAGTGAGATCAGCATCGACTGTGACCGTATGGAACAGACAAACtcttgtgaaaatgaaaaacatataGAAACCAATGTTTGA
- the ARHGEF3 gene encoding rho guanine nucleotide exchange factor 3 isoform X6: MVAKDYPFYLAVKRTNCALDVQAASFPAKETEEPSNKRVKPLSRVTSLASLIPPVRATPLKRFSQTLQRSISFRSDSRPDLFSPRPWSRSMPPANTKRRDSKLWSETFDVCVNHMLTSKEIKRQEAIFELTQGEEDLIEDLKLAKKAYHDPMLKLSIMTEQELNQIFGTLDSLIPLHEDLLRRLQEVRKSDGSTEHVGHILVDWLPCLNSYDSYCSNQVAAKALLDHKKQDHRVQDFLQRCLESPFSRKLDLWHFLDIPRSRLVKYPLLLREILRHTPNDHPDQQHLEEAINIIQGIVADINIKTGESECQYYKERLIYLEEGQRDSLIDNSRVLCCHGELKNNKGVKLHVFLFQEVMVITRAITHNEQLCYQLYRQPIPIRDLLLEELQDGESETSLESASNMDLKASLIHCKPMTPSTNSSGLIVFGRPKKKSRVQEKLES; the protein is encoded by the exons GAGCCTAGTAACAAGCGGGTCAAGCCCCTTTCCAGAGTTACATCACTAGCAAGTCTCATCCCTCCTGTAAGGGCCACTCCATTGAAGCGGTTCAGCCAGACACTTCAG CGTTCTATAAGTTTCCGTAGTGACAGTCGCCCAGATCTGTTCAGTCCACGGCCATGGTCTCGAAGTATGCCGCCTGCTAACACAAAGCGGAGAGACAGCAAACTGTGGAGTGAGACCTTTGATGTTTGTGTCAATCACATGCTTACATCTAAAGAAATCAAGCGTCAagag GCTATCTTTGAACTCACACAGGGAGAGGAAGACTTGATAGAAGATCTGAAGTTAGCCAAAAAg GCTTATCATGATCCAATGCTTAAGCTTTCTATAATGACAGAGCAAGAGCTGAACCAAATTTTTGGAACACTGGACTCTCTAATTCCTCTACATGAAG ATCTTCTTAGGCGGCTTCAAGAAGTCAGGAAATCCGATGGATCAACAGAACACGTTGGCCATATCCTTGTGGATTGG CTCCCATGCCTAAACTCCTATGATAGCTACTGCAGCAATCAAGTAGCAGCCAAAGCCTTACTGGATCACAAGAAACAAGATCACAGAGTGCAAGATTTCCTGCAGCGCTGCTTAGAGTCTCCTTTTAGTCGCAAGCTGGACCTTTGGCATTTCCTTGACATCCCAAGAAGCCGTTTGGTTAAATACCCATTACTGCTCAGAGAGATTTTGAGACACACACCAAATGATCATCCAGATCAACAGCACCTTGAAGAAGCT ATAAACATAATTCAGGGTATAGTGGCTGACATTAACATAAAGACTGGTGAATCTGAATGCCAATACTACAAAGAAAGACTTATTTATCTTGAAGAAGGCCAAAGGGATTCACTGATTGATAATTCACGTGTTCTATGTTGTCATGGTGAACTGAAGAACAACAAGGGAGTG aaaCTGCACGTCTTCCTCTTCCAAGAAGTCATGGTGATTACTCGAGCTATCACCCATAATGAACAGCTCTGCTACCAACTGTATCGACAGCCAATTCCAATAAGGGATCTTTTGCTAGAAGAATTGCAAGATGGAGAA TCAGAAACTTCTTTAGAGTCAGCTTCAAACATGGATCTCAAAGCCAGTCTCATTCACTGCAAGCCAATGACTCCTTCAACAAACAGCAGTGGCTTAATTGTATTCGGCAGGCCAAAGAAAAAGTCACGTGTGCAGGAAAAGCTGGAGAGCTGA